The following are encoded together in the Desulfococcus multivorans genome:
- a CDS encoding RidA family protein, with the protein MIIGAQASSQGIKNEDKKINVSGLGRLPSFCHAVIAGDFIYVSGTLGTKPDSKELVEGGTRAETAQALQNIGLILKECGASFSDLVKISVFLADIKTFPEMNEAYLEVMGSDPPARITVGGADLARGAAVEIDAVAYKPNAMSDGITDTQ; encoded by the coding sequence ATGATAATAGGTGCGCAAGCATCTTCTCAGGGGATCAAAAATGAAGACAAAAAAATAAACGTATCTGGTCTTGGTCGTCTCCCTTCCTTTTGTCATGCAGTGATTGCTGGGGATTTTATATATGTTTCAGGTACACTGGGAACTAAACCAGACTCAAAGGAGCTTGTAGAGGGTGGAACCAGGGCGGAAACCGCTCAGGCTCTTCAAAATATTGGCCTCATTTTAAAGGAATGCGGCGCTTCTTTTTCCGATCTTGTAAAAATCAGTGTTTTTCTGGCTGATATAAAGACTTTCCCGGAAATGAACGAGGCCTACCTTGAAGTGATGGGCAGTGATCCTCCCGCACGTATCACGGTTGGTGGAGCCGATTTAGCACGTGGAGCTGCAGTCGAGATTGATGCGGTTGCATACAAGCCAAACGCGATGTCAGACGGGATTACTGACACTCAATAA
- a CDS encoding PhzF family phenazine biosynthesis protein: MNSGKLYRRAAFTDNPKGGNPAGVWVGETLPSADVMQRIAAEVGYSETAFVAPTFGQNRTIRYYSPEMEVPFCGHATIATGVVLGETEGDGTYRLTTAVGEVSITVHSQGEVREASLTSVEPRYTGASDVLVNEALSALGWQSSDVDGSIPPARAYAGAWHLVLAINDPHRLARLNYDFERLKALMLREGLTTLQLVWRESTNVFHSRNPFPVGGIVEDPATGAAAAALGGYLREAELIAVPATIFIRQGEAMGRPSRLTVEIPATGGIVVRGTAVPIEAE; the protein is encoded by the coding sequence ATGAATTCTGGAAAACTTTATCGTCGGGCAGCGTTTACGGACAACCCCAAGGGTGGTAATCCCGCCGGCGTTTGGGTTGGTGAGACCTTGCCATCTGCAGATGTTATGCAGCGAATTGCGGCTGAAGTCGGTTACTCCGAAACTGCCTTTGTGGCGCCGACTTTCGGACAGAACCGAACGATTCGTTATTACAGTCCTGAGATGGAGGTGCCGTTTTGTGGTCACGCTACTATTGCTACAGGTGTAGTGCTCGGCGAGACTGAAGGGGACGGTACATATCGATTGACAACTGCTGTGGGGGAGGTCTCAATCACCGTTCATTCCCAAGGTGAGGTGCGTGAAGCCTCGTTGACTTCAGTGGAGCCAAGGTACACAGGTGCTTCCGATGTACTTGTCAACGAAGCGCTCTCCGCGCTTGGCTGGCAATCGAGTGATGTCGATGGCTCAATTCCTCCTGCCAGAGCTTACGCTGGGGCATGGCACTTGGTGTTGGCCATCAATGATCCGCATAGACTGGCCAGGTTAAATTATGACTTTGAGAGACTGAAGGCGCTTATGCTTCGAGAAGGACTTACTACGCTACAATTGGTGTGGCGAGAGAGTACGAATGTATTTCACTCTCGCAACCCATTTCCAGTAGGTGGGATTGTGGAAGACCCGGCCACGGGTGCGGCGGCAGCTGCGCTTGGCGGGTATCTCCGAGAAGCCGAACTCATTGCTGTGCCCGCCACCATTTTCATCCGTCAAGGGGAAGCGATGGGCCGTCCGAGTCGACTGACAGTCGAAATACCTGCTACAGGAGGAATTGTGGTAAGAGGTACTGCGGTTCCGATTGAGGCAGAGTAA
- a CDS encoding type II toxin-antitoxin system HicB family antitoxin — protein MANYIAVVHKASKTDFGVSFPDFPGCITAGQTVDEAKDLAQEALALHVKGMIEDGDEMPAPSKLEDIMADADYADVIAYLVVSIPDTKPRTVRINITVPEMTLKQIDAAAKKRGMSRSSFLVHLAQNAIHSDHSQPSA, from the coding sequence ATGGCAAATTATATAGCTGTCGTTCATAAAGCGTCCAAAACTGACTTTGGCGTATCTTTTCCAGATTTTCCGGGTTGTATTACCGCTGGGCAAACCGTGGACGAAGCCAAGGATTTAGCCCAAGAGGCGCTTGCACTCCATGTTAAAGGAATGATTGAAGACGGCGATGAAATGCCGGCTCCATCCAAACTCGAAGATATAATGGCTGATGCGGACTACGCTGATGTCATCGCTTATCTGGTAGTTTCTATTCCGGATACCAAACCTCGCACCGTAAGGATCAATATTACCGTGCCAGAGATGACCCTTAAGCAAATTGATGCAGCAGCCAAAAAAAGGGGAATGTCAAGATCCTCCTTTCTCGTTCATCTCGCGCAGAACGCGATTCATTCAGATCATTCTCAACCATCGGCATAG
- a CDS encoding type II toxin-antitoxin system HicA family toxin, with the protein MDSRKIIQILKQNGWYEIAKVGSHTQFRHPQKKGRVTVPHPEKDIPIGTLKSIERQSGIKFT; encoded by the coding sequence ATGGACAGCCGGAAAATCATTCAGATACTCAAACAGAACGGCTGGTATGAGATCGCCAAAGTTGGCTCTCATACACAATTCCGGCATCCACAAAAAAAGGGACGCGTAACCGTACCACACCCTGAAAAGGATATACCGATCGGCACATTAAAGAGTATCGAGCGCCAGTCGGGAATTAAGTTCACGTGA